In Prescottella soli, a genomic segment contains:
- the cobA gene encoding uroporphyrinogen-III C-methyltransferase, producing MSASAGDETSYLVGLNLTDRRVVVVGGGTVAQRRLGLLVASGARVHLIAREVTPSVEGMATSGQITLELRDYRDGDLDGAWYAMACTDEPATNAAIVAEAERSRVFCVRADSAREGTAVTPATGTYEGLSIGVLAGGAHRRSAAVRTALLEALQSGAVSDTDEAPAPGVALVGGGPGDPDLITVRGRRLLARADVVVADRLAPPELLAELAPHVEVIDAAKIPYGRAMAQEAINAALIDGAKAGKFVVRLKGGDPYVFGRGFEELEACAAAGVPVTVVPGITSAISVPSAAGIPVTHRGVTHEFVVVSGHVAPDHPDSLVDWAALAKLRGTIVLLMAVERIEQFATVLVDGGRPADTPVTVIQEGTLRTQRVLRADLATVAARVREENIRPPAIVVIGTVAGFSADPR from the coding sequence TGTCGTGGTGGTCGGGGGCGGCACCGTCGCGCAACGTCGCCTCGGCCTGCTGGTCGCGTCCGGGGCCCGCGTCCACCTCATCGCCCGCGAGGTCACGCCGTCGGTCGAGGGCATGGCGACGTCCGGACAGATCACGCTGGAACTGCGCGACTATCGCGACGGCGACCTCGACGGCGCCTGGTACGCGATGGCGTGCACCGACGAGCCCGCGACCAACGCGGCGATCGTCGCCGAGGCCGAGCGCAGCCGCGTCTTCTGCGTGCGCGCCGACAGCGCCCGCGAGGGCACCGCGGTCACGCCGGCCACCGGCACCTATGAGGGGCTCAGCATCGGCGTGCTCGCCGGCGGCGCGCATCGTCGATCAGCGGCGGTGCGCACCGCGCTGCTCGAGGCGCTGCAGTCCGGCGCGGTCTCCGACACCGACGAGGCGCCCGCACCCGGCGTCGCGCTCGTCGGCGGCGGCCCGGGCGATCCCGACCTCATCACCGTCCGCGGCAGGCGCCTGCTCGCGCGCGCCGACGTCGTCGTCGCCGACCGTCTCGCGCCGCCGGAGCTGCTGGCCGAGCTCGCCCCGCACGTCGAGGTGATCGACGCGGCGAAGATCCCGTACGGCCGGGCGATGGCGCAGGAGGCGATCAACGCCGCACTGATCGACGGCGCGAAGGCCGGCAAGTTCGTCGTCCGGCTCAAGGGCGGCGACCCGTACGTGTTCGGCCGCGGCTTCGAGGAGCTCGAGGCGTGCGCGGCCGCCGGTGTGCCCGTGACCGTCGTGCCCGGCATCACGAGCGCGATCTCGGTGCCGTCCGCGGCCGGGATCCCCGTCACCCACCGCGGGGTGACGCACGAGTTCGTCGTCGTCAGCGGGCATGTGGCGCCCGACCACCCGGACTCGCTCGTCGACTGGGCGGCGCTGGCGAAGCTGCGCGGGACGATCGTGTTGCTGATGGCGGTCGAGCGGATCGAGCAATTCGCGACCGTCCTCGTCGACGGCGGACGCCCCGCCGACACCCCGGTCACGGTGATCCAGGAGGGCACGCTGCGTACGCAGCGGGTGCTGCGGGCCGACCTCGCGACCGTCGCGGCGCGGGTCCGCGAGGAGAACATCCGCCCGCCGGCGATCGTGGTTATCGGCACTGTGGCCGGATTCTCCGCAGACCCTCGGTAA